One Coffea eugenioides isolate CCC68of chromosome 2, Ceug_1.0, whole genome shotgun sequence genomic window, ataattaaaagaaataaatgaaaggaatatTGATGACGAATACCTTATCATGACATAGTGTTCAGAAAATTGTGGAGAAAACTGATCTAACATGTTTAGATTGAagttttttcccaaaaaaaatttatattttctgtGATCACaatttttaatcatctttttacctcacatacatcaaattattatagtaatttttctacaaaaaactCTAGAAGCATTGAATATCAGGAAAAGAACGCGGAACTGGCAGTTAGGGATAAGAAGAGTACAGAGAACGACGAACAGTGAGCAGCAGTAGTTAAAGATAAGAAGAGTATAAAGAACGAcgatagattaaaaaaaaaaattgcggAATGGGACAGGGGAAAATTGAACCACTAATTTCTTGTCTTTCATTAAATGATAACTCATAGAAGCAACCTAAGATTCCGTAATGGtttttgtaattttgtttttttaaattcttaatGGGTCTAGCAACCAAACCTTCCCCAAGTCATCAACGGCTAATTCATACTCACATGATACGCTACAGACCAAAAAATTGGAGTTTGCATCCAAACCTCGACCTAATTATCATACGCCAAGAATGATGAACAACCAAATTCTGCTTACGACTGCCTAACCTTTTAATTTACACTCAATTTACCCAATTCAAGAAAAGTAACAAAATTTTCTTACAAAAGCATAGCATTTGTTATGTATGAAAAGGAAGCAACAAATCAGGGGGTCTCGAGACTGGACATTCTGCTATTTATTACCATAAAAACATAGGACAACGTACCATGATAAATGCTTCCATTTCTCTGGCTTTTGGAATTCTTAGACTTAAGAGCCACCACCCCAACTCGAGTTCAACCCCGCCGTGCATTGTCAATTTTCACGAGGGGAGCGTCCGCGCGTGAGCGCGTGCCCGTATCTCCCACCGCCGTCGTCAACGTTCAGTTGGAAGATTGATCTTCCCCAGTCCTCCCATTTCACTTAACATCTCCCCCAAGAAGTCATATTTGATTACCCAATAAAAGAAGCCATATTATGTCATCTTAGGCCGCTGTATCTGTCGTCTAGGCCGACCTTTTGTGTTCgttccattctttttttttttttctttcttttggggAATAACATGTGGAAAGTTGACTCActtaattaaaaagaaaagagactCTTAATTCATACATTAATTGTTAATGCTTATGCACCAACGTGACATGtatccaagaaaaaaaaaaaaaaaaggacttgTCGTTCAGATGGACTTAGGTGGTAGCTCTTTATAAAGGTGAAATTAATTCGatgaaaataattataaatgtgTACATTTATATGATAAATTACACATAATTCTAGTGGTTAGAAAAATTATTAGCATGGTAATGGTAACTTTCGGGATCACTATGTGCAATGGGaaatcaaattaaaaaaaaatcccattATATGCTTTCAAAAGAAAAATGGTAACCAGCAGGAAAGTTCAAAACATATCAAACACCCCTCTtaccaaaatgaaaaataaattaatgcactttccttaaaattatctGCTAATTATTTCTAAttagttctctctctctctctcacctCCTTCCATATATTCACAATTCACACCCTTCCCGGCTCTCTCTCTtccgcccccccccccctttttcccctctctcacacacacacacacgcacataTGCAAACAAACAAGATTTCTAGGACAAGAACAAACTCATATATGTAAGTACAAAGAACAGTACATCAGCATCCCTCCTTCCGTTCTTTCTTCCtatatcttttctttcttttctttgggtTGGTGGCAATGGCGACTTGGGCCAACCTACCCTACTACCTTACCTTAAAAACCAAGAAAACCAGTCTTTTCTACATGGCCGTGACCACTGTTCTATGCTCTCTGAGTTACTTCATCGGAATTTGGCAGCACGGCGGATTAAAAATCGCCGCCAAGTCACCTATGGGCACTCTTCTTGAACTCCCATGCAACAATTTGGATAAAAACTTCACCACCATCGGCGGCAGTTCTTCTGTCACCCTCGACTTCACCGCCCGCCACAACGCCGATGATCTTGTCCCGCTCTCCTCATCGGCGCGTGCCGAACAAATCCCCCCATGCAAACCAGAATTCTCCGAGTACACCCCGTGTGAGGACGTGAACAGATCACTCAAGTTCGATAGAGACAGAAACATATACCGAGAGAGGCATTGCCCGGACAAGGATGAGCTTTTGAAGTGCAGAATTCCGGCGCCTCACGGGTACAAGACGCCGTTCCGGTGGCCGGCCAGCCGGGACATGGTTTGGTACGCTAACGTGCCACATAAGCATTTGACGGTGGAGAAGGCTAAACAAAACTGGGTCCAGTTTAAGGGCGACCGGTTTAAGTTTCCGGGTGGTGGGACCATGTTCCCACGTGGCGCTGACTCATACATTGCTGATATCGGAAAATTCATAAATCTCAAAGATGGGTCTATAAGGACCGCCATCGATACTGGATGCGGGGTAAGTAAAACAACAAATTACATTTATAATAAttcaattaaatatttgaaaagcttggttttattttcttgaaataaataaatttaattgATAATCTTCTGTTAATATAATCTAAGATGATGAGAACTATGGACTATGAAGAACGGGTCAGAGGGTCCAGGACGTGGTACAGATGATTAACGTTTTGATGgggttgcttttttttttttaatgccttttgacttttgatttgtactcttcctttttttttttttttgggttattttcTTAGTCTAAGAAAGGGATATTCCTTTAGGGGCttgcttgctttttttttttttgaaaaaagtaTCAAAgcactttctttttcttttcttttttttgatatGGGATTTTAGGGTGGCGAAAGAAAGCcttgaaaattttggttggaTTCATTGGTTTTGGTCGGTTAGCAATTTGGAAATTGGATTGGTTGTAAGAAAGATTGCATCaagatatatttttttttcttttttggttcttGGCGTTGTGCAGGGAATGTTGCTAAAATTGGTAGATGGAAGCATACATCGAATGGGACCTAAAATTCAACAATTACTTACGTTAGACTTCAAGAATAAATGTATACGAATAGAATTCcttgattgttttgttattcttGATTCCAAAGTAAATAAAGGCAAACTTTCTCAACCCCACCTTCCCCCAAACCGAAAAAAGATTTCTTAATTTCCAATTCGTATAGCCAAAATTCCTTTGTTCCAACTTTGACTCGTCTTTAAACCATGGTTGTTATGTCTTGAGTAATTATTTCATGATTTCCAAGGCTGGAAGAGGATATGTAGGCATTTAATAAAATCCTTGAAATCTGTGAATGAGTTTTTGTATTGCCTTGCTTGAATTCTGCAACTTGAATCTTTTCTTTACACCATATTGGTTCGAAAAGAAAGTTTTTCTTTCCTAGTTACTTTATATTTCCTATGTCAATGAGAAGACATGCATCCATCACAGCTTCTTATTcaaccgtaggaattaattgaAATGGGAAAGCTATCCAGGGACGAGTATTAGTTGACCAGCCTTGGAAATGTTTTCTGTGTTTGAAAGTCATCTTTTAGTTGCTAGCTTTGGAAATTATTGGCATCCATCTTGGACTTCAGTTTACAACAACGTCCGATTGTCTAGTGATTGGCGGAACCAATAGGCTGGTCAATACCATTCCAAGTTCACCTAAATGTCTTTCTGCCCATAAGCATTTGTTGCAGTTCTGAAGTAAACGTTTTCACTTATAGGGGCTGGCTGCATCTTGAGCCGAGGCATAATTGATATTGGCTTGAAATATTAATGGCGTGTTTTTGCCATATTCTTTGAGAAATTATTCAGTGTGAAACAAATTTGTCATTTTATCTATGCTATAAAGAAAAGCATTTTGCGAGAACTGTTTACTGGATGGTGGTCACATGAACATGATTTGGGCTGTTTATCGAGCAGCATCTGTCACTCCATAGGAATGAGCAAGTTCTTGATTGCCAAATTGGACATTGAGTAATTGTGGTAGTCTTATTGATGTCTTGCAGGTTGCCAGTTGGGGGGCCTATCTGCTATCTAGGAATATTTTGAGTGTATCATTTGCACCGAGAGACACCCATGTAGCACAAGTACAATTTGCCCTCGAGCGAGGAGTTCCTGCATTAATTGGTGTCTTAGCCTCCATTAGGCTTCCTTATCCTTCAAGAGCATTTGATATTGCTCATTGTTCGCGATGTCTCATTCCGTGGGGAAAGTTTGGTAATTGAGTTATCTCACTTTGTTAACATATTATCTGTCTGTTAAAAAGTTTTGGAATTACATGGAAACTCATAAAACTGCTTTGAGCAGATGGACTTTATTTGATTGAAGTTGATCGGCTTTTACGTCCTGGTGGCTACTGGGTTCTATCTGGACCTCCCATAAACTGGGAGAGTCACTGGAAAGGCTGGAATAGAACAGCACAAGATTTGAAAAAAGAGCAAGATGGAATTGAGAACGTTGCGAGAAGCTTATGCTGGAAAAAGTTGGTACAAAAAAATGACCTCGCCATTTGGCAGAAACCTTCTAATCATATTCACTGCAAAATTTATCGCAAGGCATTCAAGAAACCACCTTTTTGCCAGGCACAAGACCCAGATAAAGCATGGTAATGTTGCCAATGGTTGATATTTACTCTGCAGTTTAAAATTTCCTCGTATCATAAGATAAAAGACTTGAGCAAATTGATAGACAGTTCTGGTTTTACTCTGTGTACACAGCTGAAACATACTCATGATTTTAGTTCCTGTGTCAAAGCTTATGCTTATTGTTTTATGGCAATTCGGACTTTATTTTGCTCCATGCTTTCCTTCTCAAACTTCTCAGTCATAGAACATTGAACCATACGGGCTTGAGTAATGCACTAATATGAAAAGACAAtaaagggggaaaagaaaaggggaattTCACTGTCATTTAACCCTGCTGCGGCTACAGTGATACCAAAACCTGTTAGATCAAGGCCACTGCTTGTAACATGTTGATGATGTTTACCTTGATGTCGACATAAACTTTTTGCTCACCAGATTACGTAGCTCCAGTATCTTGCCAGGCAAATTTCATTGCcaaaaacttgagtttctttgCTTTTAATTCAAAAACATAATTCTCTTAGCAATAAAGGCTAAATAGCTGCTCCCCAAGAGTACTATGAACTATTTACAAATTgagatttcatgacttttgccGTCGTTTTCTACATAATGTATCCTTTGATTGCATGTGACTCATATGTTGCAGGTATACCAAAATGGAGGCCTGCTTGACTCCTCTGCCTGAGGTGTCTGAGACAAAAGAAATGGCTGGTGGACCGCTAGCAAAATGGCCAGAGAGACTTACAGCAGTCCCTCCAAGAATTGTCAGCGGAAGTTTAGATGGGATTACAGCTGCAACCTTTGAAGAAGATACATACTTGTGGAAGAAGAGAGTCGAGCACTACAAAGTCTTGGATTCTCAGTTAGCAGAGCCTGGAAGGTACCGCAACTTGCTTGATATGAATGCTCACTTGGGAGGTTTTGCTGCTGCTCTTGTGAATGATCCGCTATGGGTGATGAATGTTGTTCCGGCTGAGGCAAAATTGAATACACTAGGAGCCATCTATGAGCGTGGATTAATTGGAACCTACCAGAACtggtatgtttttttttttgagattaaCATGCTCTTAGTGATGCGACAGTGGATTTTTCAAGTTTCTGTTGCACTAATATAGTAACTTAAGTCAATAATTTTAATTTAGTTACCTCTACTATGTCTAGTGAAAGTGCATGTTAACTAGTCCACTATTTCAATGTAAAAAAGTTCTCATATAATGACCCCTCCGAAATTCACAATTACAAGTCCAGTGTCTATCCTACAGGAAGTTGATTCTGCAAATTTTGTGTAATTAACTGTTATCATGAAGTTTCATGCCTAAATTGATTGTCTGATCTCCTTTCAGATAGTGGAAAATTATTGGGTTTGTGCGCATCTTTTTACTTATGTTCGAATTTATAATCGTTGTCTCAAACTTTTTCTTGCTACAGTTGTGTGGAGACTTGCATTGTATAGCAGTTGGTGTTTACAGTTTTTGACATGTTGCTGTTACTGATAAAGTACTCTTTTCTCAGGTGCGAAGCCATGTCAACTTATCCCAGAACTTATGATTTCATTCATGCTGACTCGCTCTTTAGCCTCTACCAGGATAGGTAATGTGGTTGTGCTTTGTTTCTCAAAAAGTAAACAACTTGTCATGAATATTTTGGGATTtctaatcaatttttttttcatacatGTCTAGCAGATGTGATATGGAAGACATTTTATTAGAGATGGATAGAATATTACGCCCACAAGGTAGTGTTATTATCCGAGACGATGTTGATATTTTAGTGGATGTTAAGAGCGTCATAGACAAGCTTCAATGGGATAGCAGAATGGTCGACCATGAAGGTGGTCCTCATGTTAGGGAGAAGCTACTAATCGCAGTGAAGCAGTATTGGACAGCACCGGCCTCAAGTGAAGATCAAGAAGGGTCAAGAACAGCTTAGAACTTTTTGCTTTGTTTGCCCATCCTAACTTAGAGTTTTCAAGATCATCTTTTTGCTCCTGTTGATAATTCTTTGTAGAAACGATTTTTGGCTTGCCTCTCGAGTACCTTGGCTTTTTTATACATCAGAAGAGACATCTTTTATCTCTCTTCAAAATGCTAActtagaattttttttctctgtGTTTTTTTTATCTCTATGTAAAGAATTAAGAGTACAATGTGTAATATGCGCCGGTGCAACATTGGAATATGAAATGCATTATATATCAAAAGAAAGAATAGGTTCATTTTGTGGCAGAACTAGTCTGAAATTCGACAAAAAATGGCTTCTCCTACAGGGTAATAACTAAAGCTAGGATCTTGTCTTATTGAAAGAATGGCAAACTGTTCTGCTCTTTGCTCTATGTGTATTCTGAtaatttcatgatatgatccttATGTCTGTAATTGGAAACTCTAGCTTACATTGCAATTTGACTTTGGGAAATCCACTGCCTTCGATCAATCATGTCTGTCTAATTTATGATCATATTTGGTCGTGGATAATAATACTTAACCATCAAGGGTTGAACTTTACGTGCTACAAATCCACTTTCTTGAATCATGTCCATTTCTTGTTAACTGGTGATTTTTTCCCAATCAAAACACTGCAGTACCAATGCCAATGCAATGGAGGCATTGGCCAAGCTTTCCCCTGGGTATTTTCTCCAGCCTGATCCAAAAGGCAAAAATCTGAGACCATCATGCCTTCAAATCTCTCAGGCATGAATTTTTCAGGCTCTGTCCATATGCAGGGGTCATGGTGCAGGGGTCATGGTGCAGGGCCCATACATTCACCAAAAGCATAGTTCGGCGCAGAACTCGAAATCCGCCCATGGTGCAATCCTCAGACGAATAATGGTGCAGTAAGAGTGGTGTTGGCGGATGAAGTCTGAGAGTTTCTTTGATGATGCATCGGAGGTAAGGCTGTTGAGCCACATCCAAATCATCCCAAGGATTATTGCATctgaccaatttttccaaatcttTCTGCTCTTTGCAACTTGTTTCCCCCCAATTAGGCATGGAGGGCTAATCCCGAATTAATGATAAATTTTGGGTGCATACAAATGTCCATAAGTTGTTGAGGGGCATATATGTTATTTCTCCTAAAAGTACAATGGACCTTGTGAAACTTCTTCTACCAGGTTCCAGTCACGACTTTTAATAACCTTTCTTCGCCCAGACCCACAGTGCTGTTTTGTCCTAATTTCCTTCCCACCATGCATAGGTAAGTCAGCTTTCCACTATAGATGAAACCGTTAGACGGTTGTCACCAACATGACAGTATCGATCTCGGCTTTAGATAAAATGCCCACTCCATGGTAATAGATGTAGTCTCACTACTTGCTTGATACAGAACCTGCGCTTGCCCACAAAATCAGAGAACTAATACTAAAAGACAAGGGCTGAAAAAGAAAGGTAATACAATGCTGCCTGACTaatactaaaagtgaaaataaagtAATACAATGCTGCCTAACAATTGTTTCGGGCCAGAATCCTCTTTGGATTGGCAAGACCTTTGACAATTTCATCAGGAAAGCTTTCTGGTTCGGTTGCCTGCAATTCCATTAAGACTTGAATCATACTTCCCTTCCTCCCTTGAGCCTGATGACCAGCCTTTGCAGCTGGATCATCGTCAGTCCCTATGCTTCTACATTTGTCTATTAACGTTTGCAGCAACTTATCCTTTGTTTGGTTTAACTTCATCAACGTCTTCGCAACCTTTCCGTATCCAAAGAAGCGCATGAATGGCATGACAAATAAAATAGGGGAGTTCACAGCCGCCTTTGAAATTCAGCTACAATCCCTCGAAACTGCTTTGCAAAGTCAGAATTCTCCTCACTACTCTCACCATAGTAGTGGcgttttccaccaaaaatcattcTTCTCATTACACTCATTCCAAGTTCGTATAATGCTGGTCTTATTTTAACAATCCTTTCCAGTTGTTTCTCATGATCAGAGAACTCCTGGAAGAGCCTCAGAATCAGTGCTCTTACCTCGTCAACGCGGATGGGTGATAGCCTGTGAATTGTGTTGGAGGACAATATCTCTAAGGTTGCAATCTGGCGTAGGTTTCTCCAATGCTGGCCGTAAGATGACCAAACCAAAGTGGTCGAATTGTAGTTCAGGAGCTTCCCAACAAGTAGAGTAGGGCGATTTGCAAAAGTAATATCGTTCTTGGTAAAGCATTCTTCGGCAGCCGATGTAGAGGAGACGAGGACGACTGGGCGAATGCCAAACCGGAGGTAAAGTACTGGACCATACTTTCTTGAGACTTCACACAGGGCTATATGGAGGGGGacattcttcttcctcttgagCAAGTAGAGATGGCCGGTGAAGGGAATGGTTGGAAAAGGGGTTGGCGGACGATTTTGTAACTTGTGAAGGGATCGGTTGGTCAAGACATGGAGAATTAGAAGAAATACAATGATAGACAAATATGAAATAGTTTCCATGGATGCAAAGGATATTGTCACTTGGAGATGGAGTTTTTCGAGTTTTAATTAGAAACAAGAGCATCTTCAAAAAGTTAAGAATTGAACGTGAGCATCTTCTTCTTGTGGCATTTTGTCTTCTGCTCGGGAAGTTCTAACCTTTACTAACCAACTTGGTAAATTATATTGACAACGATTGAGAATTTAAAATGGTCCGAGGAAATTCATAGAAGCATCTTGCTTTCATggatacaaaaatttagaaGAATATGAGTATCTTCTCTTGGCATTTTGCCAATAAGTGCCAAGTTCTACTAAATTGGGAGCTGTTCAACGACTTTCACATTTTGTCATGAAGTACGAGCATCTTCTATTTCAGAATTTCAAGAAGAATCGGAGCATCCTCTCCATGGCATTCTTGTCTTGTTTCCTACATGTCAAGTTTCAGTAAACTGGGAGTTGTTAAAGGTTAAAGCTAGTCAGCTGTAAGAACTAATAAATTTACTCATCAGGATTAGGAGTATTAAGTTTATATATATTCATTAGATTCGTTGTGGTTAATAGCAAATCTTAAATCCatttactacaggataaagttGTAACTTAGTGTAAACAGTGATTATCAGTTGAGTTGATAACATTTCTTGTACAATGATGAGCAGttattcaaataagaaaaatcTTCTTGCAGTACAAATCAGTGAACTACACTTAAATAGGTGCTCTTGTCCTAGAACTCGTGATTTCATTCATGTTGACGCATTCTTTAGCCTCTGGGGCAGGTAAAATTCTTGTGCTTATAAGGTTCTTGATCAATCAGAGAATAATCAAGAATGTTTTGATTGTGAGTTTTCCTTTCACATTGATTTGTTGCAGATGTGATACAGAACGCCTCCAACAACACAAGGATAGAATTTCACGGCCAAAGTTTACTAAAGCAGATCACACCGGTAGACAAAAGAGGTTCGCTCAGTACTAATCAAAACTAGTCTccgtgtcaaaaaaaaaaaaagaaaaaactgatGGGGTAATCGTTTCGTTTAATTAGGATCATGTCTTCTTTGGAAAAAGGCAAACTGTTTTGCACATTCTTCAATGAATTCTTCTCAACTTTTTTATGCTTTTAATCAAAGTGAATTAAAAATATACTTATTCATACATGCATACATACCCTCTAAAACTGCTTTACTTTTGCTTTCCTTTGCATTTGTTTCAAGAAATCTATTCGGTAACTGCAATTCTACAGGACTTGGCAGTTATCGGCAGCAATCTGTAGAAGTTATATCAGAAATTCTTGCTTCATACAAGAATACCACAAAGTGCTAATATTCCATTTGATTTGCTAGATTTGATTAGACGTTGCAATTTTCTGGGGCTCTGAGGAGGCTTGATTCATTGCTGAGACAGAAGGCTGACCATGTTTGGTCTAGGAAAATACTTAACCATCAAGGGTGAAGTGTAAGTGTTTTATCTCTTGAAGTCCACCGTCTTCACTCATGTTTATCTCTTGATCACCACTGATTCTTTCCCAGTCAAAAAATTGCAGTAAAGAACCCAATGTCAATAAAGTGGAGCCAATGGCCGAGTTTTCTCTCATCTTCACCAGCCTGATCTAAAAGGCATTAGCTTGAACCCATTTTGGTTTCTTCTATGCCTTCAAATCGCTCAGGCATGAACATTTTCAGGTTTTATCCATATTTTGGGATCATGGGGTATGGCCCATGCTTTAACCAACCAACAGCATAGTTCCACCGGGAATG contains:
- the LOC113762652 gene encoding probable methyltransferase PMT15, which produces MATWANLPYYLTLKTKKTSLFYMAVTTVLCSLSYFIGIWQHGGLKIAAKSPMGTLLELPCNNLDKNFTTIGGSSSVTLDFTARHNADDLVPLSSSARAEQIPPCKPEFSEYTPCEDVNRSLKFDRDRNIYRERHCPDKDELLKCRIPAPHGYKTPFRWPASRDMVWYANVPHKHLTVEKAKQNWVQFKGDRFKFPGGGTMFPRGADSYIADIGKFINLKDGSIRTAIDTGCGVASWGAYLLSRNILSVSFAPRDTHVAQVQFALERGVPALIGVLASIRLPYPSRAFDIAHCSRCLIPWGKFDGLYLIEVDRLLRPGGYWVLSGPPINWESHWKGWNRTAQDLKKEQDGIENVARSLCWKKLVQKNDLAIWQKPSNHIHCKIYRKAFKKPPFCQAQDPDKAWYTKMEACLTPLPEVSETKEMAGGPLAKWPERLTAVPPRIVSGSLDGITAATFEEDTYLWKKRVEHYKVLDSQLAEPGRYRNLLDMNAHLGGFAAALVNDPLWVMNVVPAEAKLNTLGAIYERGLIGTYQNWCEAMSTYPRTYDFIHADSLFSLYQDRCDMEDILLEMDRILRPQGSVIIRDDVDILVDVKSVIDKLQWDSRMVDHEGGPHVREKLLIAVKQYWTAPASSEDQEGSRTA
- the LOC113760327 gene encoding isoflavone 3'-hydroxylase-like, with the protein product METISYLSIIVFLLILHVLTNRSLHKLQNRPPTPFPTIPFTGHLYLLKRKKNVPLHIALCEVSRKYGPVLYLRFGIRPVVLVSSTSAAEECFTKNDITFANRPTLLVGKLLNYNSTTLVWSSYGQHWRNLRQIATLEILSSNTIHRLSPIRVDEVRALILRLFQEFSDHEKQLERIVKIRPALYELGMSVMRRMIFGGKRHYYGESSEENSDFAKQFRGIVAEFQRRL